One Labrus mixtus chromosome 12, fLabMix1.1, whole genome shotgun sequence DNA segment encodes these proteins:
- the nkx2.4b gene encoding NK2 homeobox 4b translates to MSFSPKHSTPFSVSDILSPMEDSYRRFGGMDPAAGSLGSPLGAYRQSQVSQPGMMQHQQQQAQQHHHHHHHHHHHLSSSSSSSSSSSSSAAAAAAAALGPGGPYHVPHGVPQFSGAVGGFCNGGIGNVGELPSYQETVRGGGAAWYSNPEPRYPTISRFMGPSAGMNMSGMVGSLSGMDSSTKCSMVSLHAAPRRKRRVLFSQAQVYELERRFKQQKYLSAPEREHLAGLIHLTPNQVKIWFQNHRYKLKRQAKDKGPQQQQQQQQQQQEGSGGGGGGGSLCRSSSVSPVLSKTGKSCRTESSGSNQTGNRQSSAGEAMTATPQHHHHHHHQQVNQQVNQLSSTEELEDLSPSPPLGLQAQINMTQTDAALIEYTNSMIGSNLLYGRTW, encoded by the exons ATGTCCTTCAGCCCCAAACACTCCACCCCCTTCTCAGTCTCCGACATTTTGAGCCCGATGGAGGACAGCTACAGGAGGTTCGGAGGGATGGATCCCGCCGCGGGGAGCCTCGGATCCCCGCTGGGCGCCTACCGGCAGTCGCAGGTCTCCCAGCCCGGTATgatgcagcatcagcagcagcaggcgcagcagcaccatcatcaccaccaccatcaccatcaccacctgtcctcctcctcttcatcctcatcctcctcctcttcctcagcagcagcagcagcagcagccgcgcTCGGACCCGGTGGGCCCTATCACGTCCCCCACGGGGTGCCGCAGTTCTCCGGGGCCGTCGGAGGGTTCTGCAACGGCGGCATCGGGAACGTGGGAGAGCTGCCGTCCTACCAGGAGACGGTGAGGGGCGGGGGGGCCGCGTGGTACAGCAACCCGGAGCCCAGATACCCCACAA tttccaGATTCATGGGCCCCTCCGCCGGGATGAACATGTCCGGGATGGTGGGCTCTCTGTCCGGGATGGACTCCAGCACCAAGTGCTCCATGGTGAGTCTGCACGCCGCGCCGCGCAGGAAGCGGCGGGTTCTCTTCTCGCAGGCTCAGGTGTACGAGCTGGAGCGGCGCTTCAAACAGCAGAAGTACCTGTCCGCGCCGGAGAGGGAGCACCTGGCCGGACTCATCCACCTCACTCCGAACCAGGTCAAGATCTGGTTCCAAAACCACCGGTACAAGCTGAAGCGGCAGGCCAAGGACAAAGgcccgcagcagcagcagcagcagcagcagcagcagcaggaagggaGCGgcggaggcggaggaggaggaagtctgTGCCGCTCCTCCTCCGTGTCCCCGGTTCTATCCAAAACCGGGAAGAGCTGCAGGACCGAGTCCAGCGGCTCCAACCAGACTGGAAACAGACAGAGCAGCGCAGGGGAAGCCATGACGGCGACCCCGcagcatcatcaccatcatcatcatcagcaggtGAACCAGCAGGTGAACCAGCTGTCATCCACGGAGGAGCTGGAGGATTTGTCCCCGAGTCCGCCGCTGGGACTGCAGGCGCAGATCAACATGACGCAGACTGACGCGGCGCTAATCGAGTACACGAACAGCATGATCGGCTCCAATTTACTGTACGGGAGGACTTGGTAG